The Kaustia mangrovi genome has a segment encoding these proteins:
- a CDS encoding ABC transporter permease, whose protein sequence is MLVRLEPRLETSRAMRLASPLIAAGLTVLAAVILFSALGRDPASALYVFFVRPLSSAYGLGEWAIKATPLALCALGLTIGFRGNVWNIGAEGQLTMGAICGGGVALAFHGEAGWWTLPLMLAAGALGGMAWGAIPALLRTRFNANEILTSLMLGYVALHLLGYLVHGPWRSPEGFNFPETRLFDEAALMPVLLSGTRLHAGVILALVAFAAVWLFTARSFRGFKVDVAGQAPAAAAYAGFARSGVVWLSFLVSGGLAGLAGIVEVTGTIGQLQPVISPGYGFAAIIVAFLGRLHPVGVVIASLLMSLVYLGGESLQINQNLPLAVTGVFQGLLLFFVLGTDVLVRYRIRIARLAGEEA, encoded by the coding sequence ATGCTGGTTAGGCTCGAACCGCGCCTTGAGACCTCGCGCGCCATGCGTCTCGCCTCGCCGCTGATCGCGGCGGGCCTCACCGTGCTCGCCGCCGTCATCCTGTTCTCCGCCCTCGGCCGCGACCCGGCGTCGGCGCTTTATGTCTTCTTCGTGCGCCCGCTGTCGAGCGCCTACGGGCTCGGGGAATGGGCGATCAAGGCGACGCCGCTCGCGCTGTGCGCGCTCGGCCTGACCATCGGCTTCCGCGGCAATGTCTGGAATATCGGCGCGGAGGGCCAGCTCACCATGGGGGCGATCTGCGGCGGCGGCGTCGCGCTCGCCTTCCATGGCGAGGCGGGCTGGTGGACCCTGCCGCTCATGCTCGCCGCGGGCGCGCTCGGCGGCATGGCCTGGGGCGCGATCCCGGCCCTCCTGAGGACGCGCTTCAACGCCAACGAGATCCTGACGAGCCTGATGCTCGGCTATGTGGCGCTCCATCTGCTGGGCTATCTCGTCCACGGGCCGTGGCGCAGCCCGGAAGGGTTCAACTTCCCCGAAACGCGGCTGTTCGACGAGGCCGCCCTCATGCCCGTGCTCCTGTCGGGGACGCGGCTCCATGCCGGCGTGATCCTCGCCCTTGTGGCGTTCGCGGCGGTCTGGCTCTTCACCGCGCGCTCGTTTCGCGGCTTCAAGGTGGATGTGGCCGGCCAGGCGCCGGCGGCGGCCGCCTATGCGGGGTTCGCCCGCTCCGGGGTCGTCTGGCTGAGCTTCCTCGTCTCCGGCGGCCTTGCGGGGCTTGCCGGCATCGTGGAGGTGACGGGCACCATCGGCCAGCTCCAGCCGGTCATCTCGCCGGGCTACGGGTTTGCGGCGATCATCGTGGCCTTTCTCGGCCGCCTGCATCCGGTGGGCGTGGTGATCGCGAGCCTTTTGATGTCGCTCGTCTATCTCGGCGGCGAATCCCTCCAGATCAACCAGAACCTGCCGCTTGCGGTGACCGGCGTGTTCCAGGGGCTGCTGCTGTTCTTCGTCCTCGGGACGGACGTCCTGGTGCGCTACCGCATAAGGATCGCGAGACTGGCCGGGGAGGAGGCGTGA
- a CDS encoding ABC transporter permease — protein sequence MDQAVTILAGAIRAGTPLVFAALGELVAERSGVLNLGVEGMMLMGAVTGFIATAVTGDPLVGIAAAMLAGLAMALVFAALTLGLLANQVATGLALTIFGVGLSAFVGQDYVGTPIEGLKALDLFGLAGLPVVGPLLFGHDLMVYLSLVLLAAVAWVLTRTRAGLVLRAVGENPDGAHAIGHPVLRIRLLAVLFGGACAGVAGAYLSLVYTPQWAENMTAGRGWIALALVVFATWRPVRVALGAYLFGGITILGLHVQALGFDVSSQLMATLPYIATVVVLALISRDATRIRLNAPAALGRPFHPAA from the coding sequence ATCGATCAGGCGGTCACCATTCTCGCAGGGGCCATCCGGGCTGGAACCCCGCTGGTCTTCGCAGCCCTCGGCGAGCTCGTCGCGGAACGTTCCGGCGTCCTCAATCTGGGGGTGGAGGGCATGATGCTGATGGGGGCTGTGACCGGCTTCATCGCCACCGCCGTCACCGGCGACCCGCTCGTGGGCATCGCCGCGGCGATGCTCGCGGGGCTGGCCATGGCGCTCGTCTTCGCCGCGCTGACGCTGGGGCTGCTCGCCAACCAGGTCGCCACGGGGCTCGCGCTCACCATCTTCGGCGTCGGCCTGTCGGCCTTTGTCGGGCAGGATTATGTCGGCACGCCCATCGAGGGGCTGAAGGCTCTCGACCTGTTCGGGCTGGCGGGGCTTCCCGTCGTCGGCCCGCTGCTCTTCGGCCACGACCTCATGGTCTATCTGTCGCTCGTCCTGCTCGCCGCGGTGGCGTGGGTCCTGACGCGCACCCGCGCCGGGCTGGTCCTGAGGGCGGTGGGCGAGAACCCGGACGGCGCGCACGCCATCGGCCACCCGGTCCTGCGCATCCGCCTCCTCGCGGTGCTCTTCGGCGGGGCCTGCGCGGGCGTGGCGGGCGCCTATCTCTCGCTCGTCTACACCCCGCAATGGGCGGAGAACATGACCGCGGGGCGCGGCTGGATCGCGCTCGCCCTCGTCGTCTTCGCCACATGGCGGCCCGTGCGGGTGGCGCTCGGGGCCTATCTGTTCGGCGGCATCACCATTCTCGGCCTCCATGTGCAGGCGCTGGGCTTCGACGTATCCTCGCAGCTCATGGCGACCCTGCCCTATATCGCGACCGTCGTCGTTCTGGCGCTCATCTCGCGCGACGCGACCCGCATCCGGCTCAATGCGCCGGCAGCGCTCGGCCGCCCGTTCCATCCCGCCGCCTGA
- a CDS encoding alpha/beta fold hydrolase, giving the protein MTQPTLAFLDGLGGHTDIWSFQTAYFSGSYPVAPWSAWGYPPSPPSPSITLEELADRLEEYLKAIEARRAVLIGYSLGGMLALHMARHCPERIAGLVLIATSAAFGNREAPFQKAFLETWLGPLEAGRTMSEIAWQAVEMLASDAADPVGASLVRRTLARMPPALFRRHIELIAGFDMRAELARIACPALVVAGAQDPFAPPAMMARMAARLPSGRFALVEDAGHFVPFEQPEAVNRLIGAFLDEIPQRCRRKARAA; this is encoded by the coding sequence ATGACGCAACCGACGCTCGCCTTTCTCGACGGGCTGGGTGGCCATACAGATATCTGGTCCTTCCAGACCGCATATTTCTCCGGGAGCTATCCCGTCGCGCCGTGGTCGGCCTGGGGATATCCTCCAAGCCCGCCTTCGCCGTCGATCACGCTGGAAGAGCTGGCCGACCGGCTGGAGGAGTATCTGAAGGCCATCGAGGCCCGGCGTGCCGTACTGATCGGCTATTCGCTGGGCGGAATGCTCGCCCTGCACATGGCGCGGCACTGTCCCGAGCGGATCGCCGGCCTCGTCCTGATCGCGACCAGCGCGGCGTTCGGCAATCGCGAGGCTCCGTTCCAGAAGGCGTTCCTGGAGACGTGGCTCGGGCCGCTCGAGGCCGGCCGGACAATGAGCGAAATCGCCTGGCAGGCCGTGGAGATGCTGGCGAGCGATGCGGCGGATCCCGTGGGCGCGAGCCTCGTGCGGCGCACCCTCGCACGGATGCCGCCGGCGCTCTTCAGGCGCCATATCGAGCTTATCGCCGGGTTCGACATGCGCGCCGAGCTGGCCCGCATTGCCTGTCCGGCGCTGGTCGTCGCCGGCGCGCAGGACCCCTTCGCGCCGCCGGCCATGATGGCGCGGATGGCGGCCCGCCTCCCCTCCGGCCGCTTCGCGCTCGTGGAGGATGCCGGCCATTTCGTGCCATTCGAGCAGCCCGAGGCGGTCAACAGGCTGATCGGGGCGTTCCTGGACGAGATTCCGCAACGCTGCCGGCGAAAGGCCCGGGCGGCCTGA
- a CDS encoding dihydrofolate reductase, with protein MTRLVYVVAAGENGVIGRDGGLPWRLSSDLRRFKEITMGKPLVMGRKTYESIGRPLPGRDNIVVTRRGGFAPEGVIVADSLEAALKVAEEKARARGADEIAVIGGGEIFEALMDRVERIYLSRVHASPGGDVFLPALDPAEWRETAREDHEAGERDDASFSLVVLDRVAGRS; from the coding sequence GTGACGCGGCTCGTCTATGTCGTGGCCGCCGGCGAGAACGGCGTCATCGGGCGCGATGGCGGCCTGCCATGGCGCCTGTCCTCCGATCTGCGGCGCTTCAAGGAGATCACCATGGGCAAGCCGCTCGTCATGGGGCGCAAGACCTATGAGTCGATCGGCCGACCGCTGCCGGGCCGCGACAATATCGTGGTCACCCGCCGGGGCGGTTTCGCGCCGGAGGGCGTGATCGTCGCGGACAGCCTGGAGGCGGCGTTGAAGGTGGCGGAGGAGAAGGCGAGGGCGCGCGGCGCCGACGAGATCGCTGTCATCGGCGGTGGCGAGATCTTCGAGGCGCTGATGGACCGTGTCGAGCGCATCTACCTCTCCCGCGTGCATGCCAGCCCCGGCGGCGATGTCTTCCTGCCTGCGCTCGACCCCGCCGAATGGCGCGAAACGGCGCGCGAGGACCATGAGGCGGGCGAGCGCGACGACGCCTCCTTCTCGCTCGTCGTGCTCGACCGGGTGGCCGGCCGGTCTTGA
- a CDS encoding pyridoxal-phosphate dependent enzyme, whose product MPSTAPVFHNVIEAIGNTPLHEVTALDTGPCRLFLKLENQNPGGSIKDRIGRSMIEAAERDGLIAPGGTIVEATAGNTGLALALVARQKGYRMVLIVPDKMAQEKVFHLRAMGADVITTRSDVGKGHPEYYQDMAERLAGENGWYYINQFANPANPHAHETTTGPEILAQCEAAGVAPDAIVCGVGSGGTATGLSRFFATARPETQFVLADPEGSILGHYIETGEVSTDVGSWLVEGIGEDFVPPVADLSRVKTAYSIPDRESFQAARELLRREGVLGGSSTGTLLAAALRHARRQTESQTIVTFVCDSGNKYLSKMFNDFWMIDNGFMETPHKGDLTDLVARKFAEAQTVTVKPSTGLDRAYRQMKLYDISQLPVLEEDRLVGILDEEDLLAFVCGHGGRFDGTAADAMSRDIKVVDAGDRLTDVLSILRRGMVAPVVSDGRFQGLITKTDVLNHLRLHPEEAKC is encoded by the coding sequence ATGCCCAGCACCGCCCCCGTCTTCCACAATGTCATCGAGGCGATCGGCAATACGCCGCTCCACGAGGTCACGGCGCTGGATACCGGCCCGTGCCGGCTGTTCCTGAAGCTGGAGAACCAGAACCCCGGCGGCTCCATCAAGGACCGGATCGGCCGGTCGATGATCGAGGCGGCCGAGCGCGACGGGCTCATCGCGCCCGGCGGCACCATCGTGGAGGCGACCGCCGGCAATACCGGGCTCGCGCTGGCGCTCGTCGCCCGGCAGAAGGGCTATCGCATGGTGCTGATCGTGCCCGACAAGATGGCCCAGGAGAAGGTCTTCCACCTGCGCGCCATGGGGGCCGACGTCATCACCACGCGCTCCGATGTCGGCAAGGGGCACCCGGAATACTATCAGGACATGGCGGAGCGGCTGGCCGGCGAGAATGGCTGGTACTACATCAACCAGTTCGCCAATCCCGCCAATCCCCATGCCCACGAGACGACCACGGGCCCGGAGATCCTCGCCCAGTGCGAGGCCGCCGGGGTTGCGCCCGACGCCATCGTCTGCGGCGTCGGCTCGGGCGGCACGGCGACGGGACTGTCGCGTTTCTTCGCGACGGCGAGGCCCGAGACGCAGTTCGTGCTCGCCGACCCGGAGGGCTCGATCCTTGGCCATTACATCGAGACCGGCGAGGTCTCCACGGATGTCGGCTCATGGCTGGTGGAGGGTATAGGTGAGGATTTCGTGCCGCCGGTCGCCGATCTGTCGCGGGTGAAGACGGCCTATTCGATCCCGGACCGGGAAAGCTTCCAGGCGGCGCGCGAGCTCCTGAGGCGCGAGGGCGTGCTCGGCGGCTCCTCGACGGGAACGCTGCTCGCCGCGGCGCTGCGCCACGCCCGCCGGCAGACGGAGTCCCAGACCATCGTCACCTTCGTCTGCGACAGCGGCAACAAGTATCTCTCCAAGATGTTCAACGACTTCTGGATGATCGACAACGGCTTCATGGAGACGCCCCACAAGGGCGACCTCACGGACCTCGTGGCGCGCAAGTTCGCCGAGGCGCAGACCGTGACGGTCAAGCCCTCGACGGGCCTCGACCGGGCCTACCGCCAGATGAAGCTCTACGACATCTCCCAGCTTCCCGTGCTGGAGGAGGACAGGCTGGTCGGCATTCTCGACGAGGAGGACCTGCTCGCCTTCGTCTGCGGCCATGGGGGCCGGTTCGACGGCACGGCGGCGGACGCCATGAGCCGCGACATCAAGGTGGTCGATGCCGGCGACAGGCTGACCGACGTCCTCTCCATCCTGCGGCGCGGCATGGTCGCGCCCGTCGTGTCCGATGGCCGCTTCCAGGGGCTCATCACAAAGACGGACGTGCTCAACCACTTGCGGCTGCACCCCGAGGAAGCCAAGTGTTGA
- a CDS encoding cystathionine gamma-synthase, with translation MKKNRAGFSTRAIHAGQAPDPVTGAIMTPIYATSTYVQSSPGVHKGYEYSRSGNPTRKALEDCMADLENGARGFAFASGLAASATVLELLDAGDHVVAADDLYGGTYRLFEGVRKRSSGLETSFVDFSDLDAVEAAITPRTRMLWVETPTNPLLKVIDLAAVSALARRHGLVAVCDNTFASPYLQRPLDHGFDLVVHSATKYLNGHSDVVGGIVVAAEESAHEGLADRLGYLQNAVGGVMGPFDAFMVLRALKTLPVRMERHCANAMAVARYLEAHNAVSRVYFPGLESHPGHDIASRQMTGFGGMVTAVLTGGLAAARGFLERTELFSLAESLGGVESLIEHPAIMTHASIPPETRAALGIDDGLVRLSVGIEDVDDLLADLEQALKTIG, from the coding sequence ATGAAGAAGAACAGGGCCGGGTTCTCCACCCGCGCAATCCATGCAGGCCAGGCGCCGGATCCGGTGACCGGCGCCATCATGACGCCGATCTACGCCACCTCGACCTATGTCCAGTCGAGCCCCGGCGTCCACAAGGGCTACGAGTATTCGCGCTCCGGCAACCCGACGCGCAAGGCGCTGGAGGACTGCATGGCGGATCTGGAGAACGGCGCGAGAGGCTTCGCCTTCGCCTCCGGCCTCGCCGCCTCCGCCACGGTGCTGGAGCTGCTCGACGCCGGCGACCACGTGGTCGCGGCCGACGATCTCTATGGCGGCACCTATCGGCTGTTCGAGGGCGTGCGCAAGCGCTCCTCGGGGCTTGAGACGAGCTTCGTCGACTTCTCCGATCTCGACGCGGTGGAGGCCGCCATCACGCCGCGCACGCGAATGCTCTGGGTGGAGACGCCGACCAATCCGCTGCTGAAGGTCATCGATCTGGCCGCCGTCTCCGCGCTCGCCCGCCGCCACGGCCTCGTCGCGGTCTGCGACAACACCTTCGCCTCGCCCTATCTCCAGCGCCCGCTCGACCATGGCTTCGACCTCGTCGTCCATTCCGCGACCAAGTATCTCAACGGCCATTCCGATGTGGTCGGCGGCATCGTCGTCGCCGCAGAGGAGAGCGCCCATGAGGGGCTCGCCGACCGTCTCGGCTATCTCCAGAACGCCGTCGGCGGGGTGATGGGCCCGTTCGACGCCTTCATGGTGCTGCGCGCGCTCAAGACGCTGCCGGTCCGCATGGAGCGCCACTGCGCGAACGCCATGGCGGTGGCGCGCTATCTTGAGGCCCACAATGCCGTGTCGCGCGTCTATTTCCCGGGGCTTGAGAGCCATCCCGGCCACGACATTGCCAGCCGGCAGATGACCGGCTTCGGCGGCATGGTGACGGCGGTGCTGACAGGCGGGCTCGCCGCGGCGAGGGGGTTTCTCGAGCGCACGGAGCTGTTCTCGCTGGCGGAAAGCCTCGGCGGCGTGGAAAGCCTCATCGAGCATCCCGCCATCATGACCCATGCCTCCATCCCGCCGGAGACGCGCGCCGCGCTCGGCATCGATGACGGTCTGGTGCGGCTGTCGGTCGGCATCGAGGATGTGGACGACCTGCTGGCCGACCTAGAACAGGCCCTGAAAACAATCGGTTAG
- a CDS encoding S-(hydroxymethyl)glutathione dehydrogenase/class III alcohol dehydrogenase, translating into MKTRAAVAVEAGKPLEITEVDLEGPREGEVMVEVKATGVCHTDAFTLSGADPEGLFPAILGHEGAGVVVEVGPGVTSLKPGDHVIPLYTPECRECEYCLNPKTNLCQAIRSTQGQGLMPDGTSRFSLGKQKLHHYMGTSTFANHTVLPEIALAKIREDAPFDKVCYVGCGVTTGLGAVVNTAKVEPGANCIVFGLGGIGLNVIQGLKLVGANMIVGVDLNPDKKAWGERFGMTHFVNPDEVDGDLTSYLVELTGGGADYTFECIGNVKLMRLALESCHKGWGESVIIGVAPAGAEISTRPFQLVTGRSWRGSAFGGARGRTDVPKIVDWYMDGKIEIDPMITHTMPLEKINEAFDLMHEGSSIRSVIVY; encoded by the coding sequence ATGAAGACGCGTGCTGCTGTCGCAGTGGAGGCCGGAAAGCCTCTGGAGATCACGGAGGTCGATCTCGAAGGCCCGCGGGAAGGCGAGGTCATGGTCGAGGTCAAGGCCACCGGCGTGTGCCATACCGATGCGTTCACGCTGTCGGGCGCCGATCCGGAGGGGCTGTTCCCGGCCATTCTGGGCCATGAGGGCGCGGGCGTCGTCGTGGAGGTCGGCCCGGGGGTCACGTCGCTCAAGCCGGGCGACCACGTGATTCCGCTCTACACCCCCGAATGCCGGGAATGCGAGTACTGCCTCAATCCCAAGACCAATCTGTGCCAGGCGATCCGCTCCACGCAGGGCCAGGGCCTGATGCCGGACGGCACCAGCCGCTTCTCGCTCGGCAAGCAGAAGCTGCACCACTATATGGGCACCTCGACCTTCGCCAATCACACCGTGCTGCCGGAGATCGCGCTGGCGAAGATCCGCGAGGACGCGCCCTTCGACAAGGTCTGCTATGTGGGCTGCGGCGTGACCACGGGCCTCGGCGCGGTGGTCAACACCGCGAAGGTCGAGCCGGGCGCGAACTGCATCGTCTTCGGCCTCGGCGGCATCGGCCTCAACGTGATCCAGGGGCTGAAGCTCGTCGGCGCCAACATGATCGTCGGCGTGGACCTCAATCCCGACAAGAAGGCGTGGGGCGAGCGCTTCGGCATGACGCACTTCGTCAACCCGGACGAGGTGGACGGCGACCTGACCTCCTATCTGGTGGAGCTCACGGGCGGCGGCGCGGACTATACGTTCGAGTGCATCGGCAATGTGAAGCTCATGCGGCTGGCGCTGGAGAGCTGCCACAAGGGCTGGGGCGAATCGGTGATCATCGGCGTCGCGCCCGCAGGTGCCGAAATCTCCACGCGGCCCTTCCAGCTCGTCACCGGCCGCAGCTGGCGCGGCTCCGCCTTTGGCGGCGCGCGCGGGCGCACCGACGTGCCGAAGATCGTCGACTGGTACATGGACGGCAAGATCGAGATCGACCCGATGATCACCCACACCATGCCGCTGGAGAAGATCAACGAGGCGTTCGATCTGATGCATGAAGGCTCGTCGATCCGCTCCGTGATCGTCTACTGA
- the hflK gene encoding FtsH protease activity modulator HflK, with amino-acid sequence MPWSNQGGGGGWQGGGGGRGPWGQGPQGGGGGGQRPNPPDLEELLRKGQDRLKDFIPGGGGGSGSGGPGFFVWGLIVIGIIGIFVWNGLYRVQPDSVGIELLFGRAEPGETQPGLHYVFWPIETVETVPALRQNETRIGTNTSGRQDDEGLMLTGDQNIVDIEFTVLWRIADPRAYLFNISNQEQMVRVVAESAMRDVVGRNTAEVVRTTGRAEVQDSVQNLIQRTLDSYGAGIQLASVNIERADPPTAVADAFEEVQRAKQDQDKFIEDAQKYSNRRLGEARGEAAQLREEAEGYKGRVVADAQGASQRFLQVYEEYKKAEDVTRKRLFLETMESVLGQSNKVIIEEGAGGSGVVPYLPLPEVQKQRSQSSSDSASGNRGASQ; translated from the coding sequence ATGCCCTGGAGTAATCAAGGCGGCGGCGGAGGCTGGCAGGGAGGCGGTGGAGGCCGCGGACCCTGGGGCCAAGGCCCCCAAGGCGGCGGTGGCGGCGGTCAGCGCCCCAATCCGCCCGATCTGGAAGAACTGCTCAGGAAGGGGCAGGACCGGCTGAAGGATTTCATCCCCGGCGGCGGGGGCGGAAGCGGCAGCGGGGGACCGGGCTTCTTCGTCTGGGGCCTGATCGTCATCGGCATTATCGGCATCTTCGTCTGGAACGGGCTCTATCGCGTCCAGCCGGATTCGGTCGGCATCGAGCTCCTGTTCGGCCGCGCCGAGCCGGGCGAGACCCAGCCCGGCCTGCACTATGTCTTCTGGCCCATCGAGACGGTCGAGACCGTTCCGGCCCTGCGCCAGAACGAGACACGGATCGGCACCAACACGTCGGGCCGGCAGGACGACGAGGGGCTGATGCTCACCGGCGACCAGAACATCGTGGATATCGAGTTCACGGTCCTCTGGCGGATCGCCGATCCGCGCGCCTATCTCTTCAACATCTCCAATCAGGAGCAGATGGTCCGCGTGGTCGCCGAAAGCGCCATGCGCGACGTGGTCGGCCGCAATACGGCGGAAGTGGTGCGCACGACGGGCCGCGCGGAGGTGCAGGATTCCGTTCAGAACCTCATCCAGCGCACGCTCGATTCCTATGGCGCCGGCATCCAGCTGGCGAGTGTCAATATCGAGCGCGCCGACCCGCCGACCGCGGTCGCCGACGCCTTCGAGGAGGTCCAGCGCGCCAAGCAGGACCAGGACAAGTTCATCGAGGACGCGCAGAAATACTCCAACCGCCGCCTCGGCGAGGCGCGCGGCGAGGCCGCCCAGCTCCGCGAGGAGGCCGAGGGCTACAAGGGCCGCGTCGTGGCCGACGCGCAGGGCGCCTCGCAGCGCTTCCTGCAGGTCTATGAGGAGTACAAGAAGGCGGAGGACGTGACCCGCAAGCGGCTCTTCCTGGAGACGATGGAGAGCGTGCTCGGCCAGTCCAACAAGGTGATCATCGAGGAAGGCGCCGGCGGTTCCGGCGTGGTGCCCTACCTGCCGCTGCCGGAAGTGCAGAAGCAGCGCAGCCAGTCGTCCTCGGATTCCGCATCCGGCAACAGGGGAGCGTCGCAATGA
- the hflC gene encoding protease modulator HflC, whose protein sequence is MKAGLRNALLILVAAVVIGTYASTFIVDEREKALVVRFGQIQRDVNDPGLYFKVPFIDQVVYIDKRILFFESNDKRVQVVDGRRYLVDTITMFRIENARRFREAVEANLRLARQRLETRLEAALRATYGKRSFDAALSEEREQMMREIRDDLRPNANEIGIEIVDVRIRRTDLLPEVLQSTYDRMSAERLAEAEEIRAVGTERSLTIRAQADRTAVILVSEARRDGEIIRGQGDAERNGIFAAAYNQAPEFFSFFRSLEAYRKSLRGNDTTLVLRPDSEFFEYFSSDRLMRDGGTASSAGRSGEARSAPVPPASGTAEGAGAAQ, encoded by the coding sequence ATGAAGGCAGGACTGAGAAACGCTCTCCTGATTCTCGTCGCCGCGGTGGTCATCGGCACCTATGCCTCGACCTTCATCGTCGACGAGCGCGAGAAGGCGCTGGTGGTCCGCTTCGGCCAGATCCAGCGCGACGTGAACGATCCGGGCCTCTACTTCAAGGTGCCCTTCATCGACCAGGTGGTCTATATCGACAAGCGGATCCTGTTCTTCGAGAGCAACGACAAGCGCGTCCAGGTCGTGGACGGGCGGCGCTATCTCGTCGACACGATCACGATGTTCCGCATCGAGAACGCGCGCCGGTTCCGCGAGGCGGTGGAGGCCAATCTGCGGCTCGCCCGCCAGCGGCTCGAAACCCGACTGGAAGCCGCGCTCAGGGCGACCTACGGCAAGCGGTCCTTCGATGCGGCCCTGTCGGAGGAGCGCGAGCAGATGATGCGCGAGATCCGCGACGATCTCAGGCCGAACGCCAACGAGATCGGCATAGAGATCGTCGATGTCCGCATCCGGCGCACCGACCTCCTGCCGGAGGTGCTGCAGAGCACCTATGACCGGATGAGCGCGGAGCGTCTGGCCGAGGCGGAGGAGATCCGCGCGGTCGGCACCGAGCGCAGCCTCACCATCCGGGCGCAGGCGGACCGCACCGCCGTGATCCTGGTCTCGGAAGCCCGCCGCGACGGCGAGATCATCCGGGGCCAGGGCGATGCGGAGCGCAACGGCATCTTCGCCGCGGCCTACAACCAGGCGCCGGAGTTCTTCTCCTTCTTCCGGTCCCTGGAGGCCTACCGCAAGAGCCTGCGGGGCAACGACACGACGCTCGTGCTGCGGCCCGATTCGGAGTTCTTCGAGTATTTCAGCTCCGATCGGCTGATGCGCGATGGCGGCACGGCTAGCAGTGCCGGCCGGTCCGGCGAGGCCCGGTCCGCTCCGGTGCCGCCGGCCTCCGGCACGGCAGAAGGGGCCGGCGCCGCGCAATGA
- a CDS encoding DUF2065 domain-containing protein — MSELVTALGLVLVIEGVLYAAFPGGVKTMMHAAQDLPDSTLRSGGLAALTLGVLIVWLVR, encoded by the coding sequence ATGAGCGAACTCGTCACCGCGCTCGGATTGGTGCTGGTGATCGAGGGAGTGCTCTATGCGGCGTTTCCGGGCGGCGTGAAGACGATGATGCACGCCGCCCAGGACCTGCCGGACAGCACCTTGCGGTCCGGCGGGCTCGCGGCGCTGACGCTGGGCGTGCTGATCGTGTGGCTCGTTCGCTAG